The genomic segment CTCGGTTGAAGCGGACGATATCCTCATGGTTGACGGGCATAAGATCAAATGCGTGGCCGCTGCCAAGACGCCCGATCTTCTTCCGTGGAAAGACCTGGGCGTTGAATACGTGATTGAGTCCACCGGCCTCTATACGGCTGCGGAAAAGGCCGCCCTGCACCTCAATGCGGGGGCCGGGAAGGTGATTATCACTGCACCCGCAAAGGGGGATGTAAAGACATTCGTCATGGGCGTCAATGAAGGGGAATACGACCCTGCGAAACACCACATTGTCTCCAACGCTTCCTGCACCACCAACGGCCTCGCCCCCGTCGTTCATGTAATCCTCAAAGAGGGTATCGGCATCGACAAGGGCGGCATGACCACTATCCACTCCTACACTGCCACTCAAAAGGTAGTGGACGGCCCCTCGAGAAAGACCTGGAGAGAAGGCAGGGCTGCGGCCGTGAACATCATCCCCTCGAGCACCGGAGCGGCAAAGGCCCTCCACGAGGTGATCCCGGAGGTAAAGGGTAAGCTTGTAGGCATGGCGTTCCGGGTTCCCACTCCGGATGTCTCGGTCATCGACTTCACATTCAGGTCCAACAGGACGAGCACTATTGAGGAGATCGACTCCTTGATGAAGAAGGCTTCAGAAACCTATCTCAAAGGCATATTGGAATATTCAGACGAAGAGATTGTATCGTCAGACTTGATTCATTCGAGAAGCTCATCCATCTACGACTCCCTCACTACCCTTCGGAATAATTTCAAGGGCGAGCAGAACGCGTTCAAGATCATCGCCTGGTATGACAACGAATGGGGCTATTCAAATCGACTGGTCGACCTTCTTCAATATATGGTCGCCAGACAGGGTTAGAAGTGCCCGTCACCCGATCCTTCGGGCTAGGCCCGGGTGACGTTAACTGTAAAAAGGAAGGAGGACAAAATGCCGGTAGCAGATTATAAGATTTATTGCGAGATGCTCGACAGAGCAAGGAACAACCGTTTTGCCTATCCCGCCATCAACGTGACATCCCTCACCACTGCCAACGCGGTGCTGCGGGGCCTTGCCGAAAGCAGGAGTGACGGCATCATCCAGGTAACCACGGGAGGCGCCGCGTTTGCATCGGGCTCTTCCGTCAAGGATATGGCCCTCGGCGCGATCTCCATCGCCGAGCACATCCACCGCGTTGCGGATAGATACCCCGTGTACGTCGCGCTCCACACGGACCATTGCACGGCGGAGAACCTGGAGAAGTTCGTCATGCCCCTGCTGGAGGAAACCGAGAGGCGGCGCAGGGAGGGTAAACCGAACCTCTTCAACAGTCACATGTTCGACGGGAGTACTCTTCCCCTTAAGGAAAACCTCGACATTGCAGAGAAGTTGCTCGAACGATGCGTCAAGAGCGACCTGATCCTCGAAATCGAGACAGGGGCGGTCGGGGGGGAGGAAGACGGCATGAAGGCGAGCGCTGCCGCGAAGCTCTATACGACCCCGGAGGACACCCTTGAAGTCGCACGGCGTCTGAACGCCATCGGCGGCGCCCGCTATCTCCTCGCGGCAACCTTCGGAAACGTCCACGGCGTCTATGCACCCGGTCACGTTCAACTGAGGCCTTCCATTCTGAGGGATTGTCAGGAGGCGGTAGTGAAGCAGTATGGCGAGCAGGCCCGTTTCCACCTCGTATTTCACGGGGGCTCGGGATCATCCGCAGAGGAGATTCACGAGGCAATCGACTACGGTGTGGTGAAGATGAATATAGATACGGACACGCAGTACGCCTTTACCCGCGCCATCACCGATCACCTGTTCAGGAACTACAGCGGTGCCCTCAAGGTAGACGGCGAAGTGGGGAACAAAAAAGTCTACGACCCCCGCATCTATATGACCCTCGCGGAAGCGGCAATGGCGAAACGGGTCAGTGAGGCGGTAACCCAACTCAGGGGTACGGGCATGACGATGGCGAAGTGATTTTTAGTGAAGATAGGGGAGGATCTATGGTAGGCGCTGATCTTGATTTTACCATAAGCCGGCTTGGCGAAGGCACCGTTCCCTCGCCGATGAAGGGTGCACACTTTACCCGGGACGATGAACGAGTGCTCTACCATACACGCCTTGCCGACATCCGGGCATGGATCGACGCCCGGACAAACCCTCCGGCGATTGAGGCGGCCGGGCCGAGAGAGCATATTTATTTTGAGCCTTCCCGGCTGGCGTGCGGGATCGTGACCTGCGGCGGAATATGTCCCGGCCTTAACGATGTAATACGGGCGGTCGTCTTAAGCCTGTACTACCACTACGGCGTCAGCAAGGTGTACGGTTTCCGTTTCGGGTACGAGGGCCTGGTGCAAAGGTACGGTCATGCCCCACTTGAACTGACCCCTCAGACGGTCGCACAAATCCACCAGATGGGCGGGACAATCCTGGGCTCGTCCCGGGGACCCCAAGATCCTGCGGAGATGGTGAGGACCCTCGAGGACCTCAAAATAGGTATCCTTTTTGCAATCGGCGGGGACGGAACCCTCCGCGGGGCCGGGAAGATCGGTGAGGAGGCGGCACGACGGGGACTCGCCATCAGCGTCATCGGCATTCCGAAGACGATCGATAACGATATATCCTATATCCAGAACACCTTCGGGTTCGAGACGGCGGTTACCGAGGCCCGGCGGGCCACATACGCTGCCCACAATGAAGCGGAGGCAGCGGTGAATGGTATCGGACTGGTGAAGCTGATGGGTCGCGATTCCGGCTTCATTACCGCGTTTTCGGCCCTCGTCGACAACAACGTGAACTACTGCCTGGTCCCTGAAGTGCCCTTCACCCTGGATGGATTCCTTAGGGAGTTGAAAGCGCGGCTTGACCGCAGGGGTCACGCGGTGATCGTAGTCGCGGAAGGGGCAGGTCAGGACCTGATGGAAAAATCGGGGGAACGCGACGCATCAGGAAACGTCAAATACGGTGATATCGGCATTTTTCTCAGGGATGCCGTCAAGAAATACTTTCAGCAGGAAGGTATGGAGATAAACCTTAAATATATTGACCCGAGCTACACCATAAGAAGCACGCCCGCTAACCCCCATGACTCTGCTTTTTGCCTCCTCTTCGGACACAACGCGGTACATGCAGGGATGAGCGGCCGGACCAATATGGTGGTGAGTTTCTGGAGTCATCAGTTCACCCATATCCCCATATCTCTTGCCGTATCGCACCGTAAAAAGATAGATCCCGAGGGAATGCTCTGGAGCAGCGTTATCGCATCGACCGGACAGCCGAGGGACCTGTGTAAATAACGGCAAAATACGACGGGTCCGCGGGTATGGGACCCTTCGTATTTTGACGGACAGAAGGAGATGAGAAATGACAGATCGAGCTTTTGGAACAATAATCCCCGAAGATGAGAAAATACCGGAGCCTTTTCGTATTACTTCCCCCCTGGAGCAGCGCCAATACCTCTGTGACGGCGTAATAAAAGAATGGGGGGGCCCTCGACAGGACGTGCTGTCACCCCTTTGCGAAGCTATGGGCGACTCCCTTCAGCGGAAGCGGATCGGGAGCTACCCCTTGCTCCACGAGGAGGAGGCCCTGGAGGCTCTTGACGCGGCCTGCCGGGCATACGACCACGGACGCGGGATATGGCCGACCATGTCCACCGAGGAACGGGTAAAGCACCTGGAAGAATTTGCGTACCGGATGAAGGAAAGGCGGGAGGATGTGGTAAAGCTGCTCATGTGGGAGATCGGAAAGACCCTGCCCGATTCCCAGAAGGAGTTCGACCGGACCATAGACTACATCAGCGAAACGATCGATGCCTTGAAAAACCTGGACCGTGTGTCCTCGCGGTTTGTCATCGAACAGGGCATCATCGGGCAGATCCGCCGCGCGCCCCTCGGGGTGGTCCTTTGCGTCGGGCCTTTCAACTATCCCCTCAATGAAACTTTCACGACCCTGATCCCCGCACTTATCATGGGCAATGTGGTCATCTTTAAACCGCCTAAAATGGGGGTGCTCCTTCACCGGCCGCTTCTGGAGGCATTCCGGGACTCCTTCCCTAAAGGGGTGATCAACACCGTGTACGGGGAGGGCCATGAGGTCCTGGGCCCCCTGATGAGATCGGGGAGAATAGATGTGCTTGCGTTCATAGGGACCAGTCAGGCAGCAGACATCCTAAGGAAGCAACACCCGAAACCCCACCGGCTTCGCTGCGTGCTCGGACTCGAGGCCAAGAATGCGGGAATAGTCCTCAAAGATGCGGACCTCGATCACGCGGTGGAGGAATGCGTCCTGGGGGCCTTGTCTTTTAACGGCCAGCGGTGTACGGCGCTCAAGATACTTTTCGTTCATGAAGATATCATCGACCCCTTTATCGCAAAATTCAACACAGAGGTGGGTAGGCTCAAGGCGGGCATGCCATGGGAAGGAGGAGTCCGGATTACGCCGCTGCCGGAGCCGGATAAGACCAAATACCTTGGGGAATTGATTGAGGACGCGTGCGCCAGGGGCGCCCGGGTGGTTAATCCGGGCGGCGGTGTGGTGGTGGGGACCTATATGTCCCCCGCGGTGGTATACCCGGTCACGGCCGGCATGAGGTTGTACTCGGAAGAACAATTCGGCCCGGTTGTTCCTATTTCGAAATTCCGGGATATCGAAGAGCCCATGCAGTATATCATTCAGTCCCCTTACGGACAACAGGTGAGCCTCTTCGGGACAGACCCGGAGCTTATGGCACAGCTCATAGATCCTCTGGTCAACCAGGTATGCAGGGTCAACATCAACAGCCAGTGCCAGCGATTTCCCGACACATTCCCTTTTACCGGGAGAAAGGACTCGGCAGAGGGTACCCTCTCCGTTTCAGACGCACTGAGGGTCTTCACTATCAGGACCCTTGTTGCCGCCAAACAAACCGATGAAAACAGAAAGATCATCAAATCGATCGTTACGGAGCGGCGCTCGGGCTTTCTTTCCACCGACTTCATTCTGTGACCGGGATGGGAAACAGTTATCGGGAGACATGGTTTTAGATGATGCGAAATCCGATCTGGTTCTGGACGAAAGAGCACAGCCTCAGCGCCCTTCTCGCGATTCTGATCGTTCATTTCTTCATTTTTGTTCCCGCAGCGGGAAAGGGCATGCTCGTCAGGCTTGCCGCCGACCTGGCCCTGTCGACATTTCTCCTGGCTGGACTTCTGTCGATGGCCCCCGGGAAGCTATTCATGATCCCCTTTTCCGCCTTCGTGGTCCTGGGCGCGGTTACCCACTTTGCGAGATTTCTCTTCGGTGTCCAGGACCTGGTTGGATGGGACTTCACATTTTCGACCCTTGGGCTGGCCGGAGTGCTCGTAATCACTCTTAAAATGGTGTACCAGGCCGGTCCGATAACGAAGCATCGGATCCTGGGGGCCATTGCCGCGCACCTCATGATCGCCGGCCTCTTCGGTAAAGTATATGCCATGATCAACTACCTCATACCGGGAGCCTTTGACGCGAGTCACGAGTTCAGCCGGTTCAGCGTGGAAGGCACGGAAGATTTCCTCTATTTCAGTGTGGTTGCTCTGACCACCATGGGTTTCGGCGATATCACCCCTGTTGCCCCCATCGCCCGCTCCTTTGTAATGATTGAGGGACTCGTCGGACAGCTTTATCCGGCCGTCTTCATTGCGAGGCTCGTATCGCTCAGCCTTGCGGTGAAGGAGGGAAAGTGATTCAACCCCCCGCCATGGGGGGAACCCGATTTTGAAAGGATACGACATGGAGAATAAAAGAAGAAGTGCGAACAAAAGCGAAAGGAGTGCCGGGAACCCGTCTTCGGTCCCGACCGGGCCTGAAGATCTGGAGAGACTGATGGCTGGGTATGGATGCGGGCCCGTTCAGTTCACGGCAAAAGACGGGTTGTACGAACGCCACCTTATCTTTGATAACGTGGTCGACCCGTCATCGGTGGGAATACGGGAGCGTTTTGAGGCGGCGGCCCGCTCGGTTCGCGATATCCTCTCCCAGCGTTGGATACGCACGGAGGAGACTTATAGGCGCGAAAACCCGAAAAGGATCTACTACATGTCCATGGAGTTTCTCATGGGCCGGGCCTTTGAGAATAACCTGACGAACCTGCTGCTCATGCCCTATGTCAGGGAATTCGCAGCCGAGAAGAAGCTCGACTGGAATGACCTGGTTGCGCAGGAACCGGATGCGGGTCTCGGAAACGGAGGACTGGGGCGACTTGCCGCATGTTTTCTCGATTCCATGGCGACAATGGAGCTTCCCGGCATGGGTTACGGCCTCCGTTATGAGTACGGCATATTCACGCAGGCGATCAGGGACGGCTGGCAGGAGGAATATCCCGACAATTGGCTCCGTCGCCCGGACCCGTGGGAAGTTGCCCGTCCGGAAGAGACCGTGGAAATAAGGCTCAACACCTTCTTTGAATTGCACAGGGGAAGCCTGCGGGCAGTTCCGGGACGTGCATCCACCCTGCTCGGCATCCCCTTTGACCGCCCCGTGGTGGGCTATGGGGGAAAGACGATCAATACCCTGCGGCTCTGGGCGGCTGCGGCTCCCGATTTTTTTGATTTCCAGGCGTTCAGTGGCGGAGATTTCGTGGGGGCCCTGGCCCAGACGCTCGCAAGCGAATCTCTTACCCGGGTACTTTACCCCGACGATACCACAAGTATGGGGAAAGGGCTGCGGTTTGTGCAGGAATATTTTCTCGTGGCATGCTCGCTCCAGGACCTCCTGAGACGTTTTCGGGCGGGTAACGCAGACTGGAGCGCCCTGCCCGAGAAGGCTGCCATCCAGCTTAACGACACCCATCCCGCATTGGCAGTGCCCGAATTGATGCGAATCCTCCTGGATGAAGCTCACCTGGGATGGGACGAAGGGTGGGACATTACCAGGCGGACCCTGGCCTACACGAACCACACGTTACTACCCGAGGCCCTCGAGAAGTGGCCGCTTGTGTGGTTCGAAATAGTGCAGCCCCGCCTCCTCGAAATCATTCTGGAGATCAACCGGCGTTTCCTTGACAAGGTCCGGAGCCGTTTTCCGGGCCGGGAAGACCGCGTGCGGGGCGCGAGCATCATCGAGGAGGGGCCGGAAAAAGAAGTCCGCATGGCCAACCTCGCCATCGTAGGCACCCACAGCACCAACGGCGTTGCCGCAATTCATTCTCAACTCCTGCGCACCCGGACGGTGAAAGACCTGGCCGAGATATTCCCGGAACGATTCAGTAACAAGACCAACGGCGTCACGCCCAGGCGGTGGCTGCTCCTCGCGAACCCTTTTCTTTCGGCAGCGATCACGAAGGCCATCGGTGCCGACTGGATCACCGATCTCAGTGAGCTGGCTAAACTGAAACCCCTCGCCGACGATCTGAACTTCCGAAACGCCTTTCTCCAAGCCAAACGTGATCAGAAGTCGGCCTTCGTCGACTGGCTCACGGCGACGAGCGGCAGGATTGCGGACCCCGACACCATCTTCGATTGCCAGGTGAAGCGCATTCACGAGTACAAACGGCAACTGCTGAACGCGCTCCGTATTATTGTCCTCTACAACCGCCTGAGGGAGAATCGGAAAATCGAGATGGCCCCCCGTACCTTCTTCTTCGCAGGCAAGGCGGCCCCCGCTTACCACCTCGCCAAGCTCGTCATAAAGTTCATCAACAATCTCGCGGAGACCATTGACGGCGACCCGGCAGCGGCCGGCCGGCTCAAGGTCCTTTTCCTCCCGGACTACTCCGTCTCATTGGCAGAGCGGCTCATCCCCGCCTGCGACGTCTCCAATCAGATATCAACCGCAGGCTACGAAGCCAGCGGCACGAGCAACATGAAATTCATGATGAATGGGGCCCTTACCATTGGCACCAGGGACGGCGCCACGATCGAGATGGCTGAAGAGGCAGGGGAGGAGAATTTCTTTCTTTTCGGCCTCACCGCGGAGCAGGTAACCGGAAGCCGGGATTGGTACAACCCTTACTGGCACTATGAGAATGAACCGGAGACCCGTGCGGCCATCGACTTGATCGCCTCGGGCCACTTCAGCCGTCATGATCCGGGTATCTTTACCCCCTTGATCGACGTACTGCTGCCCTGGGGGGACCGATATATGCATCTTGCCGACCTGGGAGCCTATCTGGACGCAGACGAGCGCATGTGTGAGTTGTATGAAGACCGGAATGGCTGGGCGCGAAAAGCGATACTCAACGTGGCCGGTTCGGGAAAGTTCTCGAGTGACCGTACCATCGCAGAATATGCGGCCCATATCTGGAACGTTAAATCGTGCCCGGTGCGATGAACGAGGCGCGTATAAGAAAGGATGGGAAATAATGAATCTTCCTCGCAATAAAACAAAGATCGTATGTACCATCGGACCGGCGTCCGGTTCTCCGGAGATGCTTGAGCGGATGATCCGGGCGGGCATGAACGTGGCCCGCCTCAACTTCTCTCACGGAGAGTTCGAAAGCCACAGGCAGACCATCGAGAGACTCCGCTTCGCTGCGAAAGGGGCGGGCAGGAATATCACCATTATGGCGGACATGCCCGGACCGAAGATGCGGATCGGTCAGATTGAAAACGAGCCGGTCTACCTTCCGCAGGAGGGGACCTTCACCCTTACCGCCAGGGACGTGACAGGCAATGAATCCCTGGCATCCGTGACATTCAAAAAGCTACCCGCCGTGGTAAAGCCGGGGAACACTCTTTTTCTCAACGACGGACTTATCCAGCTCGAGGTTCAAGAAGTTCAGGGGGCGGACGTTCATTGCAAGGTTCTCGTGGGGGGCGAGCTGAGATCCAGGAAAGGTCTCAACCTTCCCGGCATCGACCTCGGCATCAGCGCATTTACGGATCGGGACCGGGAGTGCCTCAAGTTTGCCATAGAGAGCGGGGTCGATGCAATCAGCCAGTCCTTCGTGGAGTCGCGGGATGATATTCTCGCGGTCCGAGAGGCGGCGAAGGAATCGGGCCGCATACCCTTCATTATTGCAAAGATAGAGCGTACCCGCGCTCTTGAGCGTATCGACGAAATCCTGGAAGTCGCGGACGGGATCATGATTGCCCGGGGGGACCTCGGCGTCGAGATCCCCATCGAGCGTATCGCCATGGTGCAGAAACAACTTACGCGGCAGGCTAATATAGTGGGGAAGCCGGTCATTACCGCGACCCAGATGCTCGAGTCTATGACGGACAATCGCCGTCCCACGCGGGCCGAGGCCACGGACGTGGCAAACGCCATTCTTGACGGGACCGATTGCGTCATGCTTTCCGAAGAATCCGCCATGGGTAAATATCCTGTCGAAGCGGTGGAAAT from the Syntrophorhabdaceae bacterium genome contains:
- the gap gene encoding type I glyceraldehyde-3-phosphate dehydrogenase, whose product is MAVKIAINGFGRIGRLVLAAMAEQGLVGREIDVVAVVDVGTDAKYFAYQLKYDSVHGRFPKSLSSEKSVPSVEADDILMVDGHKIKCVAAAKTPDLLPWKDLGVEYVIESTGLYTAAEKAALHLNAGAGKVIITAPAKGDVKTFVMGVNEGEYDPAKHHIVSNASCTTNGLAPVVHVILKEGIGIDKGGMTTIHSYTATQKVVDGPSRKTWREGRAAAVNIIPSSTGAAKALHEVIPEVKGKLVGMAFRVPTPDVSVIDFTFRSNRTSTIEEIDSLMKKASETYLKGILEYSDEEIVSSDLIHSRSSSIYDSLTTLRNNFKGEQNAFKIIAWYDNEWGYSNRLVDLLQYMVARQG
- the fbaA gene encoding class II fructose-bisphosphate aldolase encodes the protein MPVADYKIYCEMLDRARNNRFAYPAINVTSLTTANAVLRGLAESRSDGIIQVTTGGAAFASGSSVKDMALGAISIAEHIHRVADRYPVYVALHTDHCTAENLEKFVMPLLEETERRRREGKPNLFNSHMFDGSTLPLKENLDIAEKLLERCVKSDLILEIETGAVGGEEDGMKASAAAKLYTTPEDTLEVARRLNAIGGARYLLAATFGNVHGVYAPGHVQLRPSILRDCQEAVVKQYGEQARFHLVFHGGSGSSAEEIHEAIDYGVVKMNIDTDTQYAFTRAITDHLFRNYSGALKVDGEVGNKKVYDPRIYMTLAEAAMAKRVSEAVTQLRGTGMTMAK
- a CDS encoding ATP-dependent 6-phosphofructokinase; translated protein: MVGADLDFTISRLGEGTVPSPMKGAHFTRDDERVLYHTRLADIRAWIDARTNPPAIEAAGPREHIYFEPSRLACGIVTCGGICPGLNDVIRAVVLSLYYHYGVSKVYGFRFGYEGLVQRYGHAPLELTPQTVAQIHQMGGTILGSSRGPQDPAEMVRTLEDLKIGILFAIGGDGTLRGAGKIGEEAARRGLAISVIGIPKTIDNDISYIQNTFGFETAVTEARRATYAAHNEAEAAVNGIGLVKLMGRDSGFITAFSALVDNNVNYCLVPEVPFTLDGFLRELKARLDRRGHAVIVVAEGAGQDLMEKSGERDASGNVKYGDIGIFLRDAVKKYFQQEGMEINLKYIDPSYTIRSTPANPHDSAFCLLFGHNAVHAGMSGRTNMVVSFWSHQFTHIPISLAVSHRKKIDPEGMLWSSVIASTGQPRDLCK
- a CDS encoding NADP-dependent glyceraldehyde-3-phosphate dehydrogenase; this translates as MTDRAFGTIIPEDEKIPEPFRITSPLEQRQYLCDGVIKEWGGPRQDVLSPLCEAMGDSLQRKRIGSYPLLHEEEALEALDAACRAYDHGRGIWPTMSTEERVKHLEEFAYRMKERREDVVKLLMWEIGKTLPDSQKEFDRTIDYISETIDALKNLDRVSSRFVIEQGIIGQIRRAPLGVVLCVGPFNYPLNETFTTLIPALIMGNVVIFKPPKMGVLLHRPLLEAFRDSFPKGVINTVYGEGHEVLGPLMRSGRIDVLAFIGTSQAADILRKQHPKPHRLRCVLGLEAKNAGIVLKDADLDHAVEECVLGALSFNGQRCTALKILFVHEDIIDPFIAKFNTEVGRLKAGMPWEGGVRITPLPEPDKTKYLGELIEDACARGARVVNPGGGVVVGTYMSPAVVYPVTAGMRLYSEEQFGPVVPISKFRDIEEPMQYIIQSPYGQQVSLFGTDPELMAQLIDPLVNQVCRVNINSQCQRFPDTFPFTGRKDSAEGTLSVSDALRVFTIRTLVAAKQTDENRKIIKSIVTERRSGFLSTDFIL
- a CDS encoding potassium channel family protein — its product is MMRNPIWFWTKEHSLSALLAILIVHFFIFVPAAGKGMLVRLAADLALSTFLLAGLLSMAPGKLFMIPFSAFVVLGAVTHFARFLFGVQDLVGWDFTFSTLGLAGVLVITLKMVYQAGPITKHRILGAIAAHLMIAGLFGKVYAMINYLIPGAFDASHEFSRFSVEGTEDFLYFSVVALTTMGFGDITPVAPIARSFVMIEGLVGQLYPAVFIARLVSLSLAVKEGK
- a CDS encoding glycogen/starch/alpha-glucan phosphorylase, yielding MAGYGCGPVQFTAKDGLYERHLIFDNVVDPSSVGIRERFEAAARSVRDILSQRWIRTEETYRRENPKRIYYMSMEFLMGRAFENNLTNLLLMPYVREFAAEKKLDWNDLVAQEPDAGLGNGGLGRLAACFLDSMATMELPGMGYGLRYEYGIFTQAIRDGWQEEYPDNWLRRPDPWEVARPEETVEIRLNTFFELHRGSLRAVPGRASTLLGIPFDRPVVGYGGKTINTLRLWAAAAPDFFDFQAFSGGDFVGALAQTLASESLTRVLYPDDTTSMGKGLRFVQEYFLVACSLQDLLRRFRAGNADWSALPEKAAIQLNDTHPALAVPELMRILLDEAHLGWDEGWDITRRTLAYTNHTLLPEALEKWPLVWFEIVQPRLLEIILEINRRFLDKVRSRFPGREDRVRGASIIEEGPEKEVRMANLAIVGTHSTNGVAAIHSQLLRTRTVKDLAEIFPERFSNKTNGVTPRRWLLLANPFLSAAITKAIGADWITDLSELAKLKPLADDLNFRNAFLQAKRDQKSAFVDWLTATSGRIADPDTIFDCQVKRIHEYKRQLLNALRIIVLYNRLRENRKIEMAPRTFFFAGKAAPAYHLAKLVIKFINNLAETIDGDPAAAGRLKVLFLPDYSVSLAERLIPACDVSNQISTAGYEASGTSNMKFMMNGALTIGTRDGATIEMAEEAGEENFFLFGLTAEQVTGSRDWYNPYWHYENEPETRAAIDLIASGHFSRHDPGIFTPLIDVLLPWGDRYMHLADLGAYLDADERMCELYEDRNGWARKAILNVAGSGKFSSDRTIAEYAAHIWNVKSCPVR
- the pyk gene encoding pyruvate kinase, which translates into the protein MNLPRNKTKIVCTIGPASGSPEMLERMIRAGMNVARLNFSHGEFESHRQTIERLRFAAKGAGRNITIMADMPGPKMRIGQIENEPVYLPQEGTFTLTARDVTGNESLASVTFKKLPAVVKPGNTLFLNDGLIQLEVQEVQGADVHCKVLVGGELRSRKGLNLPGIDLGISAFTDRDRECLKFAIESGVDAISQSFVESRDDILAVREAAKESGRIPFIIAKIERTRALERIDEILEVADGIMIARGDLGVEIPIERIAMVQKQLTRQANIVGKPVITATQMLESMTDNRRPTRAEATDVANAILDGTDCVMLSEESAMGKYPVEAVEMLGRIARETEPSRSGLSMREALRAIGLGKEADKGDLISVSMQSIVERMPVAAIFIPTHTGATARRIGRFRLPVWIAAASRAEPVCSALNFSYGIFPIHEPGDIEDWSDYARSWTRSQTIEGDMVIVIEGPSRLHPEGNHKMEIVDLKKS